A genomic stretch from Streptomyces venezuelae ATCC 10712 includes:
- a CDS encoding class I SAM-dependent methyltransferase gives MTAQDTSTPLLTPDRLDEVEGWFFAADRFVFDWLLTHQRDYGVRGDLLELGVYKGKSAIAIGYHASDAERFTVCDLFDVGEAPDASTATEMRVYYPTLTRQVFEANYLRFHRRLPTVIQGSSAEVTRHVPAGSCRFVHIDASHLYHHVRADIAAARELLTEDGVVALDDFRSPHTPGVAAATWEAVLTAGLKPVVLTESKLYGTWGPADLLRDALAGRLSTHPTLWGVTEDVAGHTLLRIHSR, from the coding sequence ATGACCGCACAGGACACCTCCACGCCCCTGCTCACGCCCGACCGGCTCGACGAGGTCGAGGGATGGTTCTTCGCCGCCGACCGGTTCGTCTTCGACTGGCTCCTGACCCACCAGCGCGACTACGGCGTCCGCGGTGACCTGCTGGAACTCGGCGTGTACAAGGGCAAGAGCGCCATCGCCATCGGCTACCACGCGTCCGACGCCGAGCGGTTCACCGTGTGCGACCTGTTCGACGTGGGCGAGGCGCCCGACGCCTCCACGGCCACCGAGATGCGGGTGTACTACCCGACCCTGACCCGCCAGGTGTTCGAGGCCAACTACCTGCGCTTCCACCGCCGGCTGCCCACCGTCATCCAGGGGTCCTCCGCCGAGGTCACCCGGCACGTGCCCGCCGGCAGCTGCCGCTTCGTGCACATCGACGCCTCGCACCTGTACCACCACGTCCGTGCCGACATCGCCGCCGCGCGCGAGCTGCTGACCGAGGACGGCGTGGTCGCCCTCGACGACTTCCGCAGCCCCCACACCCCCGGGGTCGCGGCGGCCACGTGGGAAGCGGTCCTCACCGCGGGACTCAAGCCGGTGGTGCTCACCGAGAGCAAGCTGTACGGGACCTGGGGCCCCGCGGATCTCCTGCGCGACGCCCTCGCCGGCCGCCTGTCCACCCACCCCACCCTCTGGGGCGTGACCGAGGACGTGGCCGGCCACACCCTGCTGCGGATCCACTCCCGCTGA
- a CDS encoding VOC family protein: protein MALRPVQVNIKALDPAAVGRFWAEALGWSAYSPGVTTYVGPRGGLVWPDPVGLGIDVVPVPEPKTAVKNRVHIDLATTSADHQEQVVARLLALGATHAHVGQGEVPWTVLADPEGNEFCVLEPREVYRDTGPIAAVVVDCADPRAMARFWGEAVDWAVHTVTDDQAVLRDAKGVGPYIEFLRTPDVKTVPDRVHLDLLPYPGDDKEAEVRRVRGLGAASLDLGQGDVPWTCLTDPEGHEFCVLSLD from the coding sequence ATGGCACTGCGACCTGTTCAGGTGAACATCAAGGCTCTTGACCCTGCGGCGGTCGGGCGGTTCTGGGCCGAGGCGCTCGGGTGGAGTGCGTACAGCCCCGGGGTGACCACGTATGTCGGGCCCCGTGGCGGACTCGTGTGGCCGGATCCCGTCGGGCTCGGGATCGACGTCGTTCCCGTCCCGGAACCCAAGACGGCGGTGAAGAACCGGGTGCACATCGACCTGGCCACCACCTCCGCCGACCATCAGGAGCAGGTGGTCGCGCGCCTCCTCGCACTCGGCGCCACGCACGCTCACGTGGGGCAGGGTGAGGTGCCGTGGACGGTGCTCGCCGACCCGGAGGGCAACGAGTTCTGTGTGCTGGAGCCCCGGGAGGTGTACCGGGACACCGGCCCGATCGCCGCCGTGGTCGTCGACTGCGCGGACCCGCGGGCCATGGCACGGTTCTGGGGTGAGGCGGTGGACTGGGCCGTGCACACCGTGACCGACGATCAGGCGGTGCTGCGCGACGCCAAGGGGGTCGGCCCCTACATCGAGTTCCTGCGGACGCCTGACGTGAAGACCGTGCCGGACCGCGTCCACCTCGACCTGCTGCCGTACCCCGGTGACGACAAGGAAGCGGAGGTTCGACGCGTGAGGGGCCTCGGCGCCGCCTCCCTCGACCTCGGACAGGGCGATGTCCCGTGGACGTGTCTGACCGATCCGGAAGGTCACGAGTTCTGCGTCCTCTCCCTGGACTGA
- a CDS encoding NlpC/P60 family protein translates to MYRTSRRSLLAVFAASAATVPLSGLAAGSAQAVAVPAPVEPFAGPAGLGSARSAVTLPPLNAAYFAPVALASPLTATVLPGTPARTEVTSGGARVALLTHGARTVVLPGPTRTFTENKKPFVDDFQRTLPDMTLPVADRAYWGTSPGGGSWSTVGPVDTDYSVVPGAGAITLTTDFASRHATLRDDEITDVDVRSVARFDKVPTGQACSYALSFGYQDPHNNYRARLSFLTSGAVELRVEKEVNDAVSQLTTALTLATGVPAGTDWTIRVRREGTRIQVKAWRSATAEPSAWAVDVADPTFGPGRVGLRALANDGCTNLPVKLLVSRFEVDAANWAKPPSVTHGDWVRVLPEPFDGTWTPALEQIIRGWAGSTAPDVLAYAAMFLAGAPTVTSGSGPAKDKQVLGESGYGYLDPQGYRYEGADFHEYMNVGWTFPDGAYTGPSSKQVGNLDCSGYTRMVYGYHMGVPMAAGADTSKTRIPRASRHMVDYAPGVRVDRTADGTTPPTAALLQPGDLVLFNADSGDDKPTATIDHVGIYLGRDAGGQRRFLSSRKTVNGPTMSDLGGASLLDGAGTYAKKLHTVHRI, encoded by the coding sequence ATGTATCGCACCTCTCGGCGCAGTCTGCTCGCCGTTTTCGCTGCTTCCGCCGCCACCGTTCCGCTGAGCGGTCTCGCCGCCGGTTCCGCCCAGGCCGTCGCCGTTCCCGCTCCCGTCGAGCCCTTCGCCGGGCCCGCGGGCCTGGGATCGGCTCGTTCCGCGGTGACGCTGCCGCCGCTCAACGCGGCCTACTTCGCCCCCGTGGCCCTCGCCAGCCCGCTCACCGCCACCGTGCTTCCCGGGACACCCGCGCGTACCGAGGTCACCTCCGGCGGCGCACGCGTCGCCCTGCTGACCCATGGTGCGCGGACCGTCGTCCTCCCCGGTCCGACGCGGACGTTCACCGAGAACAAGAAGCCGTTCGTCGACGACTTCCAGCGCACACTGCCCGACATGACGCTGCCGGTCGCCGACCGGGCGTACTGGGGCACCTCCCCCGGTGGCGGCAGCTGGTCCACCGTCGGGCCCGTGGACACCGACTACTCCGTCGTGCCCGGTGCCGGTGCCATCACCCTCACCACCGACTTCGCCAGCCGCCACGCGACCTTGCGCGACGACGAGATCACCGACGTCGACGTGCGCTCCGTGGCCCGGTTCGACAAGGTGCCCACCGGGCAGGCCTGCTCGTACGCGCTGTCCTTCGGCTACCAGGACCCGCACAACAACTACCGTGCCCGGCTGTCCTTCCTCACCTCCGGCGCGGTCGAGCTGCGCGTCGAGAAGGAGGTCAACGACGCGGTCAGCCAGCTGACCACGGCCCTCACCCTCGCCACGGGCGTGCCCGCCGGCACCGACTGGACCATCCGCGTGCGCCGTGAGGGCACCCGGATCCAGGTCAAGGCGTGGCGCTCGGCCACCGCCGAACCCTCCGCCTGGGCCGTGGACGTCGCCGACCCCACGTTCGGCCCGGGCCGGGTCGGCCTGCGCGCGCTCGCCAACGATGGCTGCACCAACCTCCCCGTCAAGCTGCTCGTCAGCCGTTTCGAGGTGGACGCCGCCAACTGGGCCAAGCCGCCGAGCGTCACGCACGGCGACTGGGTGCGGGTGCTCCCCGAGCCCTTCGACGGCACCTGGACCCCCGCGCTGGAGCAGATCATCCGGGGCTGGGCCGGTTCCACCGCGCCGGACGTCCTCGCGTACGCGGCGATGTTCCTCGCCGGCGCGCCGACCGTCACCAGCGGCTCGGGACCGGCCAAGGACAAGCAGGTCCTGGGCGAGTCCGGGTACGGCTACCTGGACCCGCAGGGCTACCGCTACGAGGGCGCCGACTTCCACGAGTACATGAACGTCGGCTGGACCTTCCCCGACGGCGCCTACACCGGGCCGTCCAGCAAGCAGGTCGGCAACCTCGACTGCTCCGGGTACACGCGGATGGTGTACGGCTACCACATGGGCGTTCCGATGGCCGCGGGCGCCGACACGTCGAAGACCCGCATCCCGCGCGCCTCGCGGCACATGGTCGACTACGCGCCCGGCGTGCGCGTCGACCGGACCGCCGACGGGACGACCCCGCCCACCGCGGCGCTGCTGCAGCCCGGCGACCTGGTGCTCTTCAACGCGGACTCCGGCGACGACAAGCCGACCGCCACGATCGACCACGTCGGCATCTACCTGGGCCGGGACGCGGGCGGCCAGCGTCGCTTCCTCTCCAGCCGCAAGACCGTCAACGGTCCCACGATGTCCGACCTGGGCGGCGCCTCGCTGCTCGACGGCGCCGGCACGTACGCGAAGAAGCTGCACACCGTGCACCGGATCTGA
- a CDS encoding TIGR03086 family metal-binding protein has translation MTDEQTLDLGPQARIVARLVAGVPEARLDDRTPCPDYTVGGLLAHLAHLTVAFRDAARKDLGPTTDTAPDAVVPPLPSAWRTTMPVHLDELADAWREPAAWTGMTRAGGVDLPGGVAAVVAVDELVVHGWDLARATGQEYVPDRTALDAAHAFLLEAAAEDDRGGGIFGPVVPIPSDAPLLDRAVGLSGRDPNWTPPKGG, from the coding sequence ATGACTGACGAGCAGACTCTCGACCTCGGCCCGCAGGCCCGGATCGTGGCCCGGCTGGTGGCGGGCGTCCCAGAGGCACGGCTCGACGACCGCACGCCCTGCCCCGACTACACGGTCGGTGGCCTGCTCGCCCATCTCGCCCATCTGACCGTGGCCTTCCGTGACGCGGCCCGCAAGGACTTGGGCCCGACGACGGACACGGCACCCGACGCCGTCGTGCCGCCCCTCCCGTCCGCCTGGCGGACGACGATGCCCGTACACCTCGACGAGCTGGCGGACGCCTGGCGGGAGCCGGCGGCCTGGACGGGAATGACCCGGGCGGGCGGCGTGGACCTGCCCGGCGGGGTCGCGGCGGTGGTCGCCGTCGACGAACTGGTGGTCCACGGCTGGGACCTGGCCCGGGCCACCGGCCAGGAGTACGTCCCCGATCGGACCGCGCTGGACGCGGCCCACGCCTTCCTCCTGGAGGCCGCCGCCGAGGACGACCGCGGCGGGGGCATCTTCGGACCGGTCGTACCGATCCCGTCCGACGCCCCGCTGCTGGACCGCGCGGTGGGCCTGAGCGGCCGCGACCCGAACTGGACGCCGCCGAAGGGCGGGTGA
- a CDS encoding MFS transporter, producing MTETDHRPSPKAPPATTARTFFISGFGTALEFYDFIIYGLAAAIVFPAVFFPSFDRTVGTLVAFAAFGSGFVARPLGGIVIGHFGDRIGRKAMLVLTLLIMGGSTFLIGCLPAYDTVGVAAPVMLVALRLVQGFAAGGEWGGASLFGIENAPEDRRGLWGSFTSAGIGIGSLFGTGAFTLVTLLPEEALQAWAWRVPFWLGGLLVLVGVVARSRMPHEERRTDRAPRVPILAAVKRHPRQMLLAIGVAFGYNTLAYIGTIFTVTYAEERGYTSTESLLLQVAGSVAFTIAVPAMAVLSDRRGRKPVVIIGTLAYAAFFFVYFPLVDGHVLVLATLAYVLVNVLMAAPQACIPAFLGEQFSAATRYSSISATYQTGAALGGGTAATAATALFIAYDNDPVGVGLYSGAAALVLVLCAWGLRETFRVPTAHLGTDTVAGTYSTTCSGAA from the coding sequence ATGACGGAAACCGACCACCGCCCCAGCCCAAAGGCCCCGCCGGCGACCACCGCACGCACGTTCTTCATCTCCGGCTTCGGCACGGCGCTGGAGTTCTACGACTTCATCATTTACGGCCTCGCCGCCGCGATCGTCTTCCCCGCCGTCTTCTTCCCGAGCTTCGACCGCACGGTGGGCACCCTGGTGGCCTTCGCGGCGTTCGGCAGCGGGTTCGTCGCCCGCCCGCTCGGCGGCATCGTGATCGGCCACTTCGGCGACCGGATCGGCCGTAAGGCCATGCTGGTGCTCACGCTGCTGATCATGGGCGGGAGCACGTTCCTGATCGGCTGCCTGCCCGCGTACGACACGGTGGGCGTCGCCGCGCCGGTGATGCTGGTCGCGCTCCGTCTCGTCCAGGGTTTCGCGGCCGGCGGGGAGTGGGGCGGCGCCTCCCTCTTCGGCATCGAGAACGCACCCGAGGACCGCCGTGGCCTCTGGGGCAGTTTCACCAGCGCCGGGATCGGCATCGGCAGCCTCTTCGGGACGGGAGCGTTCACCCTGGTCACGCTGCTGCCGGAGGAGGCGCTCCAGGCCTGGGCGTGGCGCGTGCCGTTCTGGCTGGGCGGACTGCTCGTCCTGGTCGGCGTCGTGGCCCGCAGCCGGATGCCGCACGAGGAGCGCCGTACCGACCGGGCACCCCGCGTGCCGATCCTGGCGGCCGTCAAGCGGCACCCGCGTCAGATGCTCCTGGCCATCGGCGTGGCCTTCGGCTACAACACGCTGGCCTACATCGGCACGATCTTCACCGTGACGTACGCCGAGGAGCGCGGCTACACCTCCACCGAGTCGCTGCTCCTGCAGGTCGCGGGCTCCGTCGCTTTCACGATCGCCGTGCCGGCCATGGCGGTGCTCTCGGACAGGAGGGGGCGAAAGCCGGTGGTGATCATCGGCACGCTCGCCTACGCGGCGTTCTTCTTCGTCTACTTCCCTCTGGTGGACGGGCACGTACTCGTCCTGGCGACGCTCGCCTACGTGCTGGTGAACGTGCTGATGGCGGCTCCCCAGGCCTGCATACCTGCCTTCCTCGGTGAGCAGTTCTCGGCCGCCACCCGCTACTCGTCGATATCGGCGACGTACCAGACGGGCGCGGCCCTGGGCGGCGGCACGGCCGCGACCGCCGCGACGGCGCTGTTCATCGCGTACGACAACGACCCCGTCGGCGTCGGCCTCTACTCGGGCGCGGCGGCGCTGGTCCTTGTGCTCTGCGCGTGGGGTCTGCGGGAGACGTTCCGCGTGCCGACGGCGCACCTCGGGACGGACACAGTCGCGGGCACATACTCGACTACGTGCAGTGGAGCCGCCTGA
- a CDS encoding C45 family autoproteolytic acyltransferase/hydolase → MNLHSLRTQTTDPRERGTALGTRFGDQVSRIAELYLEHFATLAIPEAQVRAIATRSHEALRAWAPALAEESDACADASGVARWQVAAVGARTEILAACPAPGKGECSTAVFAPPGMPPQTMQTWDWHDSLVPDALLHELTPRAGRTVKLFTEFGVPGKIGVNSAGLGVHFNILFHATDATDATYATGTTNTTDATDTRHAADATARTTGRDAVPHHPLPAAGVPVHAIARRILDEADTLDQAVEIASTARVSASTSLTVVTADSRAASLELSPAGLAVVPAGEDGWLLHTNHFLDAGLAAAEAGPSDSLTAERLAHLKAVRATMPGLDPGERAKALCGAAGADAVVCMRPDEAQPAHQQWGTLLTIGLDVNGCALDYLAGAPYEATTRAFARF, encoded by the coding sequence GTGAATCTGCACAGCCTCAGGACCCAGACGACCGACCCCCGCGAACGAGGCACGGCCCTCGGCACCCGGTTCGGCGACCAGGTCAGCCGTATCGCCGAGCTCTACCTGGAGCACTTCGCCACCCTCGCCATCCCCGAGGCCCAGGTGCGCGCGATCGCGACACGGAGCCATGAGGCGCTCCGGGCGTGGGCGCCCGCCCTCGCCGAGGAGTCGGACGCCTGCGCCGACGCGTCAGGCGTCGCACGCTGGCAGGTCGCCGCCGTCGGCGCCCGTACGGAGATCCTCGCGGCCTGCCCGGCGCCCGGGAAGGGCGAGTGCTCGACCGCGGTGTTCGCGCCGCCGGGCATGCCGCCGCAGACCATGCAGACCTGGGACTGGCACGATTCCCTGGTCCCGGACGCGCTCCTGCACGAGCTGACGCCGCGCGCCGGCCGCACGGTGAAGCTCTTCACCGAATTCGGCGTGCCGGGCAAGATCGGCGTGAACAGCGCCGGCCTGGGCGTGCACTTCAACATCCTCTTCCACGCGACGGACGCGACGGACGCGACGTACGCCACGGGCACCACGAACACCACGGACGCGACGGACACCAGGCACGCCGCGGACGCCACGGCCAGGACGACCGGCAGAGACGCCGTGCCCCACCACCCCCTCCCCGCCGCCGGCGTCCCCGTGCACGCGATCGCCCGCCGCATCCTCGACGAGGCGGACACCCTCGACCAGGCCGTCGAGATCGCCTCGACGGCCCGCGTCAGCGCGTCGACCTCGCTGACCGTCGTCACGGCGGACTCCCGGGCCGCGAGCCTTGAGCTTTCCCCCGCCGGCCTGGCGGTGGTCCCGGCGGGGGAGGACGGCTGGCTCCTGCACACCAACCACTTCCTCGACGCCGGACTCGCCGCCGCGGAAGCGGGCCCCTCCGACTCGCTGACGGCGGAGCGCCTCGCGCACCTGAAGGCGGTACGCGCCACGATGCCGGGGCTCGACCCCGGCGAGCGGGCGAAGGCCCTGTGCGGTGCGGCGGGCGCCGACGCCGTCGTGTGCATGCGCCCCGACGAGGCCCAGCCGGCACATCAGCAGTGGGGAACCCTGCTCACGATCGGCCTCGACGTCAACGGCTGTGCGCTCGACTACCTCGCCGGCGCGCCGTACGAGGCGACGACGCGCGCCTTCGCCCGCTTCTGA
- a CDS encoding LacI family DNA-binding transcriptional regulator: protein MARTRGITIRDVARKAGVSITAVSHALNGKGTLSEATREHIRTVADQMGYEADALARGLRRSTMGAVGLVLRSLDALGDYAPAGVDVFERFVGAAASQALARNLSLMLVPDLTRKPVPPLAFSLDGYIVTNPHVDDPVIALLEDRSIPYVAYGRPPGRPEFTHWVSEDDTASARQILGHLWAGGARDTVLVRGTDPNAWNLEHQEVYVSWCSERGVTPRLYELAEGAGVDGGVDLAGRIADDGVPDAVFCLTGRHAAGVQRGLMARGVRVPEDTMVVAGSDSEHARNSRPAISALELNPVESSAALLDVLQDLIAGRTPTSPRLTKARFRARASTRR, encoded by the coding sequence GTGGCACGGACGCGGGGCATCACGATCAGGGACGTGGCCCGGAAGGCGGGGGTCTCCATCACCGCCGTCTCGCACGCCCTCAACGGCAAGGGCACGCTCAGCGAGGCCACCCGCGAGCACATCCGGACCGTCGCGGACCAGATGGGGTACGAGGCCGATGCCCTGGCCCGGGGGCTGCGGCGCTCCACGATGGGGGCGGTCGGGCTCGTGCTCCGCTCGCTCGACGCGCTCGGCGACTACGCGCCGGCCGGCGTGGACGTGTTCGAGCGGTTCGTGGGCGCCGCGGCCTCGCAGGCGCTCGCCCGCAACCTGAGCCTGATGCTGGTGCCGGATCTGACGCGGAAGCCCGTACCGCCGCTCGCGTTCTCGCTCGACGGCTACATCGTCACCAACCCCCACGTCGACGACCCCGTCATCGCCCTCCTTGAGGACCGGAGCATCCCCTACGTGGCGTACGGCCGGCCGCCGGGCCGTCCCGAGTTCACGCACTGGGTCTCGGAGGACGACACCGCCTCCGCGCGCCAGATCCTGGGCCACCTGTGGGCCGGTGGGGCCCGCGACACCGTCCTGGTGCGGGGCACCGACCCGAACGCCTGGAACCTGGAGCACCAGGAGGTCTATGTGAGCTGGTGCTCCGAGCGGGGCGTCACACCACGGCTGTACGAACTGGCCGAGGGCGCGGGCGTCGACGGCGGCGTGGACCTCGCCGGACGGATCGCCGACGACGGTGTCCCGGACGCGGTCTTCTGCCTCACGGGCCGGCACGCGGCGGGCGTGCAGCGGGGCCTCATGGCGCGGGGTGTTCGGGTGCCCGAGGACACGATGGTGGTCGCCGGTTCCGACTCCGAGCACGCCCGCAACAGCCGGCCGGCCATCTCGGCCCTGGAGCTGAACCCGGTCGAGAGCTCGGCGGCCCTGCTGGACGTACTCCAGGACCTGATCGCGGGCCGGACTCCGACGTCACCCCGTCTCACGAAGGCCCGCTTCCGGGCGAGGGCGTCGACACGGCGGTAG
- a CDS encoding ferredoxin, whose product MDLYFDPVPLLDDARAAFLGRWSERKWLNVPGPFYGADTDNCGTGRIHAPGLVLYEADHLTEYVYRQPRTPQELQQMVDAAEAEVFSGYGCDGDAHWTPDAVREWWRDRGRIAEYLAKRRPDWAADDAKAGQGVAEAALNYARYLDGDLAAHLRVYLFWLEERRSPTLADRLPQL is encoded by the coding sequence GTGGATCTCTACTTCGACCCCGTGCCGCTGCTCGACGATGCCCGTGCGGCGTTTCTGGGGCGGTGGTCGGAGCGGAAGTGGCTCAACGTGCCCGGCCCGTTCTACGGAGCCGACACCGACAACTGCGGCACGGGCCGCATCCACGCCCCGGGGCTCGTGCTCTACGAGGCCGACCACCTCACCGAATACGTCTACCGGCAGCCCCGGACACCGCAGGAGCTGCAGCAGATGGTCGACGCGGCAGAGGCCGAGGTCTTCTCCGGCTACGGCTGCGACGGTGACGCGCACTGGACGCCGGACGCGGTACGGGAATGGTGGCGCGACCGAGGGCGAATCGCGGAGTACCTGGCGAAGCGGCGGCCCGATTGGGCGGCCGACGACGCGAAGGCGGGGCAGGGTGTGGCTGAAGCCGCCCTGAACTACGCCCGTTACCTCGACGGCGACCTGGCCGCCCACCTCCGCGTCTATCTCTTCTGGCTTGAGGAGCGGCGCTCTCCCACCCTCGCCGACCGACTGCCGCAGCTCTGA
- a CDS encoding phosphotransferase: MPNRVPFNEALRSRVGTPKQAELLDSSPRSRVWRVRLADGHLVIVKQITDGGDVAADADTRFAREVAGLRLAGRASRPAVAPAVLATDPSSRVMVLEHLNDLGRTDDWMPGYAESLARLHALTGPADAGALPGSSGPTASDAESFLALAGALDVPVPPAVPDELAGLLDRLDPTPHHALLHGDPCPGNDLRSADGVRFVDFERASLGNGLIELAYFRIGFPTCWCAMSVTAAPLAEVEDVYRATWRGLTGKDVPGDLADACAGWLIQGDALVERAHRGTADQLARVPAEDFTWGNASARERLVHRLSVVADMTRDHDHLHAVGHLSSTMANRLLENWPKLRPLPTPDTRPWY, from the coding sequence ATGCCGAACCGTGTTCCGTTCAATGAAGCGCTGCGCTCCCGCGTGGGCACCCCCAAGCAGGCCGAACTACTGGACAGCAGTCCCCGGTCGCGGGTGTGGCGGGTACGGCTCGCCGACGGGCACCTGGTGATCGTCAAGCAGATCACCGACGGCGGGGACGTGGCCGCCGACGCGGACACCCGGTTCGCCCGGGAGGTCGCCGGTCTGCGCCTGGCGGGGCGGGCCTCCCGGCCCGCCGTGGCCCCCGCGGTCCTCGCCACGGACCCGTCCTCGCGGGTCATGGTCCTGGAGCACCTGAACGACCTCGGCAGGACGGACGACTGGATGCCGGGGTACGCCGAATCGCTCGCCCGGCTGCACGCGCTGACCGGCCCCGCCGACGCGGGCGCACTGCCGGGCAGTTCGGGCCCCACGGCCAGCGACGCGGAGTCCTTCCTCGCCCTGGCCGGAGCGCTCGACGTCCCCGTGCCGCCCGCGGTCCCCGATGAACTCGCCGGTCTCCTCGACCGGCTGGACCCCACCCCGCACCACGCACTCCTCCACGGCGACCCCTGCCCCGGCAACGACCTGCGGAGCGCCGACGGCGTCCGCTTCGTCGACTTCGAACGGGCCTCGCTCGGCAACGGCCTGATCGAACTCGCCTACTTCCGCATCGGCTTCCCCACCTGCTGGTGCGCCATGTCGGTCACCGCGGCCCCGCTCGCGGAGGTCGAGGACGTCTACCGCGCCACCTGGCGCGGCCTCACCGGGAAGGACGTGCCGGGCGACCTCGCCGACGCGTGCGCGGGCTGGCTCATCCAGGGCGACGCACTCGTCGAGCGTGCCCACCGCGGGACGGCCGACCAACTCGCCCGGGTCCCCGCGGAGGACTTCACGTGGGGCAACGCCTCCGCCCGTGAGCGACTCGTCCACCGCCTGAGTGTGGTAGCCGACATGACCCGCGACCACGACCACTTGCACGCCGTCGGCCACCTCAGCTCCACAATGGCCAACCGCCTACTCGAAAACTGGCCCAAACTACGCCCCCTCCCCACACCCGATACCCGCCCTTGGTACTAG
- a CDS encoding MerR family transcriptional regulator — translation MKIGEASRISGVSARSLRHYEDEGLIVPGRCGNGFRDYCQSTVDRVLVIRSLLESGLPVRLIRDVLPQLTDSASASAAGTESVCAEFLDEVRSHRDRLAARIAVLSAQQAALDAYLRDARGDR, via the coding sequence ATGAAGATCGGCGAGGCGTCCCGGATCAGCGGTGTGAGTGCGCGGTCGTTACGGCATTACGAGGACGAGGGTTTGATCGTTCCCGGCCGGTGCGGCAACGGCTTCCGTGACTACTGTCAGTCCACCGTCGACCGGGTGCTTGTCATTCGCTCGCTGCTGGAGTCCGGGCTGCCGGTACGGCTGATCAGGGACGTCCTGCCCCAGCTCACCGATTCTGCCTCCGCGTCGGCTGCCGGTACGGAGTCGGTGTGCGCGGAGTTCCTGGACGAGGTGCGGAGCCATCGCGATCGTCTCGCCGCGCGCATCGCCGTCCTCAGCGCTCAGCAGGCGGCACTCGACGCGTACTTGCGGGACGCTCGCGGCGATCGTTGA
- a CDS encoding zinc-binding dehydrogenase translates to MDVNEQNSAGQTVRALVQRSHRGPGDLTLTTDRLRPGPRSGEYLVRVGAAGVNFADVMQTHGTYGGGPQAPYVAGFEAAGEIVGVHPDVEDPLPLGTRVIGVGPGAFAQYMTMPAAGVLPVPAGWSDAGALGMVLNWATALAALKPLGEIRPGDVVLVHAAAGGVGQAAVRLARHYGARVIATASPSKHAIVKALGADEVLDGRRPDLAAEITRLTGGVDLVLESVGRATFDVSRVVTKPFTGRVVVFGAASGDATLTTHDLVFTHQVQVKGLHIGALAVAAPDLYRWVLVELEALIAAGVYQPGTPEVHPLAEGPAVLRRLEAGLTSGKHALDPWR, encoded by the coding sequence ATGGACGTCAACGAGCAGAACAGCGCCGGACAGACCGTACGAGCCCTGGTCCAGCGGTCCCACCGCGGACCCGGGGACCTGACCCTCACGACCGACCGCCTCCGGCCCGGCCCGAGGTCCGGCGAGTACCTGGTCCGGGTGGGCGCCGCCGGGGTCAACTTCGCGGACGTGATGCAGACGCACGGAACGTACGGCGGCGGACCGCAGGCCCCCTACGTGGCGGGCTTCGAGGCCGCGGGCGAGATCGTGGGGGTCCACCCGGACGTCGAGGACCCGCTTCCCCTGGGCACGCGTGTCATCGGTGTCGGCCCCGGCGCCTTCGCGCAGTACATGACGATGCCGGCGGCCGGTGTGCTGCCCGTTCCCGCCGGGTGGAGCGATGCCGGGGCCCTCGGCATGGTGCTGAACTGGGCGACCGCCTTGGCGGCGCTGAAGCCGCTGGGCGAGATCCGGCCGGGTGACGTGGTGCTCGTCCATGCCGCCGCCGGAGGCGTGGGGCAGGCCGCGGTCCGCCTCGCCCGGCACTACGGTGCGCGGGTGATCGCCACGGCGTCACCGTCCAAGCACGCGATCGTCAAGGCGCTCGGCGCCGACGAGGTCCTGGACGGCCGGCGTCCCGATCTGGCCGCGGAGATCACCCGCCTGACGGGCGGCGTCGATCTGGTCCTGGAATCGGTGGGCCGGGCCACGTTCGACGTGAGCCGGGTGGTGACCAAGCCGTTCACCGGGCGCGTCGTCGTCTTCGGCGCCGCGTCTGGCGACGCGACCCTGACGACCCACGACCTCGTCTTCACCCACCAGGTCCAGGTGAAGGGCCTGCACATCGGCGCGCTGGCGGTCGCGGCCCCGGACCTCTACCGGTGGGTGCTCGTCGAGCTCGAAGCCCTCATCGCCGCAGGCGTGTATCAGCCTGGCACGCCTGAGGTGCACCCCCTGGCCGAGGGTCCGGCAGTGCTGCGGCGGCTCGAAGCCGGTCTCACGAGCGGCAAGCACGCGCTCGATCCATGGCGATAG